From the genome of Miscanthus floridulus cultivar M001 chromosome 10, ASM1932011v1, whole genome shotgun sequence, one region includes:
- the LOC136484964 gene encoding protein NRT1/ PTR FAMILY 1.1-like has protein sequence MEGVHEEHQQTHVLGRKGGMRLVPVIIANEVSERIVSSSVGANLIIYLTTKYHLGAASSAIIIFVYIAAANFLPVCGAIVSDALLGRCLMVTLTLFSCTIGTTLLCLTSVITRLTPPDCIQPNQGCASPTPIQLLVLCASLGFMALGASGVRPCCLAFAEDQIAHWDTTKKDRALRGLFNWYYASVGFSQIVAVTVLVYFQDKMGWKVGFMVSAAIMASVTLLNLAASSLYVKVRPQKSMWVGLLKVAVVTIKNRDLVLPEANHGAQFHCLTGSAQLVPSDKMRFLNKACMVRTRPGNSTNNDGHDSTSSRSTCTVEQVENLKSALSVMPMWSAMVMSFLLQSSSFGVLQAATMDRRIGTTRFQIPAGSISIFEILTFTVWSGCYDSYILPVLRRITGRQRVLTLKQRMGIGVFLAVASMAVASAVETRRREAAARHGTPPLSALWLAPQYVLMGLSGAFGAIAQIEFYYAVLPKSMGSFALALLFFGGGVASIMSTTIVKLVNVVTSKGGGAPWISDDLNQGRYDFYYGLLAVLGAVDLVYLVICANVFHESTQNMTLETGADGEAEEFRG, from the exons ATGGAAGGTGTTCACGAGGAACATCAGCAAACTCATGTATTGGGGAGGAAAGGTGGTATGCGACTGGTTCCAGTCATAATTG CCAATGAAGTATCTGAACGGATTGTGAGCTCATCTGTTGGCGCAAATCTTATAATCTATCTCACAACAAAGTATCACCTTGGCGCTGCAAGCAGCGCCATCATCATCTTCGTGTACATAGCGGCTGCAAATTTCTTGCCAGTGTGCGGAGCCATTGTGTCTGACGCACTGTTAGGTCGCTGCCTCATGGTTACACTGACACTTTTCTCCTGCACAATT GGGACTACACTTTTGTGCTTGACATCGGTGATTACACGCTTGACACCGCCGGATTGCATCCAACCAAACCAAGGCTGCGCATCACCTACTCCGATTCAGCTACTTGTGTTGTGCGCCTCCCTTGGTTTCATGGCGCTCGGAGCGAGTGGCGTCCGCCCCTGCTGTCTGGCATTTGCCGAGGATCAGATTGCGCACTGGGACACCACAAAGAAGGACCGTGCTCTCCGGGGTTTGTTCAACTGGTACTACGCATCCGTGGGGTTCTCGCAGATCGTGGCCGTGACTGTGCTCGTGTACTTCCAAGACAAGATGGGCTGGAAGGTTGGGTTCATGGTGTCGGCTGCCATCATGGCGTCTGTCACACTCCTGAACTTGGCGGCGTCATCACTCTACGTGAAGGTGAGGCCACAGAAGAGCATGTGGGTTGGCTTACTGAAGGTGGCtgttgttactatcaagaaccgTGACCTTGTGCTGCCAGAGGCAAATCATGGTGCTCAATTCCATTGTTTAACAGGTTCAGCACAGCTGGTTCCATCAGATAAAATGAG GTTTTTGAATAAAGCTTGCATGGTGAGGACCCGTCCAGGCAACAGCACAAACAACGACGGTCACGACAGCACGAGCTCAAGAAGCACCTGCACAGTGGAGCAAGTAGAGAACCTCAAGTCTGCTCTGAGCGTCATGCCCATGTGGTCAGCCATGGTGATGTCGTTCCTGCTGCAGAGCTCCTCGTTCGGGGTTCTGCAAGCAGCCACCATGGACCGTCGTATCGGTACCACGAGATTTCAGATACCAGCGGGCTCAATTTCTATCTTCGAGATCCTGACCTTCACGGTGTGGTCAGGCTGCTACGACTCCTACATCCTCCCGGTCCTCCGGAGGATCACTGGGCGACAGCGCGTGCTCACGCTCAAGCAACGCATGGGCATCGGCGTGTTCCTGGCCGTCGCCTCCATGGCGGTGGCATCGGCGGTGGAGACTCGTAGGAGGGAGGCCGCGGCGAGGCATGGAACCCCGCCCCTGTCTGCCCTGTGGCTGGCGCCCCAGTACGTTCTCATGGGGCTGTCGGGCGCGTTCGGCGCCATCGCGCAGATCGAGTTCTACTATGCAGTGCTCCCCAAGTCCATGGGCAGTTTCGCGCTGGCGCTGCTTTTCTTCGGAGGCGGCGTTGCGAGCATCATGTCGACCACGATCGTCAAGCTCGTGAACGTGGTCACCAGCAAGGGTGGAGGTGCGCCTTGGATTTCTGACGACCTGAACCAGGGCCGATACGACTTCTACTATGGACTGCTCGCGGTTCTTGGTGCCGTCGACCTGGTCTACCTCGTCATTTGCGCTAATGTTTTCCATGAGTCGACGCAAAACATGACACTGGAAACTGGCGCTGATGGTGAAGCCGAAGAGTTTCGAGGCTAG
- the LOC136484965 gene encoding uncharacterized protein, translating into MSSKKANRVLVLVLLLIVLPALSIGGRKLADEKDHKEHSTAASEKGATASGDMVKTNDYGRYDPTPAFSKPRFKLIPN; encoded by the exons ATGAGTTCCAAGAAAGCAAACAGGGTTTTGGTACTTGTTCTTCTGCTTATTGTTTTGCCTGCGCTTTCGATCG GAGGAAGGAAGTTGGCGGATGAAAAGGATCATAAG GAGCATTCCACTGCTGCTTCTGAAAAGGGAGCAACGGCTTCAGGAGATATGGTCAAGACAAATGATTATGGGCGCTACGATCCGACTCCGGCGTTTTCCAAGCCTCGCTTCAAGCTTATACCCAACTGA
- the LOC136484966 gene encoding small ribosomal subunit protein uS7 has product MAEVEAPTQEVKLFGRWSFEDVQVNDISLADYLAVNPTKHAIYLPHTAGRYSAKRFRKAQCPIVERLTNSLMMHGRNNGKKVMAVRIVKHAMEIIHLLTDANPIQIIVDAIINSGPREDATRIGSAGVVRRQAVDISPLRRVNQAIYLLTTGARESAFRNIKTIAECLADELINAAKGSSNSYAIKKKDEIERVAKANR; this is encoded by the exons ATGGCGGAAGTTGAGGCTCCGACGCAGGAGGTCAAGCTCTTCGGTCGCTGGTCCTTCGAGGACGTACAG GTCAATGATATTTCACTGGCTGATTACCTTGCCGTCAACCCTACAAAGCATGCCATTTATCTTCCCCACACTGCTGGAAGGTATTCGGCTAAGAGGTTCCGCAAGGCTCAGTGCCCAATTGTTGAGAGGCTGACAAACTCTCTGATGATGCACGGTCGCAACAATGGCAAGAAGGTCATGGCTGTTCGCATTGTGAAGCATGCTATGGAGATTATTCACCTGCTAACTGATGCAAACCCTATCCAAATTATTGTTGATGCCATCATAAACAG TGGTCCAAGGGAAGATGCAACTCGTATTGGATCTGCTGGTGTTGTTAGAAGGCAGGCAGTTGATATATCTCCTTTGAGGCGTGTGAACCAGGCAATCTACCTTCTTACCACCGGTGCTAGGGAAAGTGCTTTCAGGAACATCAAGACCATTGCAGAGTGCCTTGCCGATGAGCTTATCAATGCAGCTAAAGGTTCTTCTAACAG CTACGCCATCAAGAAGAAGGACGAGATTGAGCGTGTCGCAAAGGCCAACCGCTGA